In Gadus macrocephalus chromosome 11, ASM3116895v1, a single genomic region encodes these proteins:
- the LOC132467010 gene encoding protein shisa-7 translates to MFHILFYWLHRKGKHSVVTTLNHRQNRALSHVKMTPTTDRRFLAVSLLLLLTAQLTSAKEPSPPPSPRDANFLTRLLTERPKPAPSPPGRPIDIQANLQPAGLRSWSQPVDELPERVLETPPRPLPQVMFTKNGTAADALAPPLGAAQVAPPPRRLVDVDVCQGYYDVMGQFDSAFNCSKDTYIYCCGSCHFRFCCPERGQQLEQHLCKNYDSPDWAKTPAIDISSVVDPMGTIDPLRMQSHNTGFVIGGVVVFMVAVAVGIKVVFNKVQQEANHRDLNMPRALVDMLRHQSSPVQQDERNNSMALTVADGQGGGTLGRPPKNHYAPGGLPSKDNRLGNLQHNFIHSSGSSPKHTATIERTPRMNNAQLAAGGTLLSSKHNNTKSQPSFHHSLHNLAQLPPSYESATKPELNRYSSLKRLEKGLDEYSSGYCTTKRRPHTAQPALQSSQHHLHWGGDYTLSGRGTLPRHATRPWIPPAGMPTSPTPNPYPLDPPEPQYNPNYDTLSKPTRKVKSQDQLLNMGDVPGNTGTLSRLSKNQQHQYYKAMAAAASNKNSNTQTLTRKTQERQERQERQERQERQDRQERLLMSPDHLEERMGVGVVDPYAHGGGGGMVPTLPRLTPQQKAQSQQNVCATPSLDRHHMIKMNSHPTSGREQERNPGTTGHMSGGMGWAGEMPGAGVVMGTGTLGGHTARRMAFATKRQNTIEQLHFIPGGGGGGSGGGSGGSSQGIRTGSKNEVTV, encoded by the exons tctccccgggACGCCAACTTCCTCACAAGGCTGTTGACCGAGAGGCCAAAGCCCGCCCCGAGCCCCCCAGGCCGCCCCATCGACATCCAGGCGAACCTGCAGCCAGCAGGGCTCCGGAGCTGGAGCCAACCGGTGGATGAACTCCCAGAAAGAGTTCTGGAGACGCCCCCCAGACCCCTGCCCCAGGTCATGTTCACCAAGAACGGCACCGCAGCGGATGCCCTGGCCCCCCCCTTGGGTGCGGCCCAGGTGGCGCCCCCTCCGCGGCGGCTGGTGGACGTGGACGTGTGCCAGGGTTACTATGACGTCATGGGCCAGTTCGACAGTGCCTTCAACTGCTCCAAGGACACGTACATCTACTGCTGCGGGAGCTGCCACTTCCGCTTCTGCTGCCCGGAGCGTGGACAGCAGCTGGAGCAGCACTTGTGCAAGAACTACGACTCCCCGGACTGGGCCAAGACCCCGGCCATCGACATCAGCTCCGTGGTGGACCCCATGGGGACCATCGATCCATTAAGGATGCAAAGCCACAACACAGGCTTTGTCATTGGTGGCGTCGTGGTGTTTATGGTGGCCGTTGCCGTGGGGATCAAGGTTGTGTTCAACAAGGTGCAGCAGGAGGCTAACCACAGAGACCTGAACATGCCCAG AGCCTTGGTTGACATGCTGCGCCACCAGTCCAGCCCTGTGCAGCAGGACGAGAGGAACAACAGCATGGCGCTGACGGTGGCAGACGGACAGGGGGGCGGGACCCTGGGACGCCCCCCGAAGAACCACTATGCCCCCGGCGGCCTGCCCAGCAAGGATAACAGAT TGGGCAATCTGCAGCACAATTTCATCCATTCATCAGGCTCCAGCCCCAAACACACCGCCACCATTG AGCGCACCCCGCGGATGAACAACGCTCAGCTGGCAGCTGGAGGGACGCTGCTCTCCAGCAAGCACAACAACACCAAGTCCCAGCCCTCCTTCCACCACTCCCTGCACAACCTGGCCCAGCTCCCCCCGTCCTACGAGAGCGCCACCAAGCCCGAGCTCAACCGCTACTCCTCTCTGAAGCGCCTGG AGAAAGGTCTGGATGAGTACTCCTCTGGTTACTGCACCACCAAGCGCCGACCTCATACTGCACAGCCCGCCTTGCAGTCctcccagcaccacctccactggGGCGGGGACTACACCCTCAGTGGCAGGGGAACCCTCCCGAGGCACGCCACCCGCCCCTGGATCCCCCCCGCCGGCATGCCTACCTCGCCCACCCCCAACCCGTACCCCCTCGACCCACCGGAGCCCCAGTACAACCCCAACTACGACACCCTCTCCAAGCCCACGAGGAAGGTCAAGTCCCAGGACCAGCTGCTCAACATGGGCGACGTGCCCGGGAACACAGGCACCCTGTCGCGCCTCTCCAAGAACCAACAGCACCAGTACTACAAAGCCATGGCCGCCGCTGCTTCCAACAAAAACTCAAACACCCAGACCCTCACGCGTAAGACCCAGGAAAggcaggagaggcaggagagacAGGAGCGGCAGGAGAGACAGGACCGACAGGAGAGGCTGCTGATGTCCCCGGACCacctggaggagaggatgggCGTGGGGGTGGTGGATCCCTAcgcccacggaggaggaggcgggatgGTGCCCACTCTACCCCGGCTGACACCCCAGCAGAAGGCCCAGTCCCAGCAAAATGTCTGCGCCACCCCCTCACTCGACCGCCATCACATGATCAAGATGAACTCTCACCCCACGTCCGGCCgggagcaggagaggaaccCGGGCACGACCGGGCACATGAGCGGGGGCATGGGCTGGGCGGGTGAGATGCCCGGTGCCGGGGTCGTCATGGGAACGGGGACACTGGGGGGGCACACTGCTAGAAGGATGGCTTTTGCCACAAAGAGGCAGAACACAATTGAGCAGTTACATTTTATACCAGGAGGGGGCGGTGGAGGCTCAGGAGGGGGGAGTGGCGGAAGCAGCCAGGGAATTAGGACAGGAAGTAAAAATGAGGTGACCGTGTAA